From Solwaraspora sp. WMMD1047, the proteins below share one genomic window:
- a CDS encoding class I SAM-dependent methyltransferase produces MPTLAGDPSRPAPPRPGSDGHRQVAESFGIDPERYDRTRPRYPDALVERLTADSPGGRVLDVGCGTGIAARQFQATGCRVLGVEPDPRMAEFARRRGLDVEVATFEDWEPAARRFDLVTAGTAWHWIDPVAGAAKAARILRPGGLLAPFWCVSDLPAEAAGAFAAVYRREVPDAPFDFAGASAQSGPAGYQPLFTRAAEGIRAAGGFAEPRQWQVDFQRAYTRDEWLDLLPTSGALTMLPPDRRAAVLSGVGDAIDALGGGFTVPYSAVAVTAVRTGADGAAADPADRRRPR; encoded by the coding sequence ATGCCCACTCTGGCTGGTGATCCGTCCCGTCCCGCCCCGCCCCGACCCGGTTCCGACGGCCACCGCCAGGTGGCGGAGTCGTTCGGCATCGACCCCGAACGCTACGACCGGACCCGACCGCGCTATCCCGACGCCCTGGTCGAACGGCTCACCGCCGACAGTCCCGGCGGCCGGGTCCTCGACGTCGGCTGCGGCACCGGCATCGCAGCCCGGCAGTTCCAGGCGACCGGCTGCCGGGTGCTCGGGGTCGAACCCGACCCACGGATGGCGGAATTCGCCCGCCGCCGGGGACTCGACGTCGAGGTGGCGACCTTCGAGGACTGGGAGCCGGCCGCCCGGCGGTTCGACCTGGTGACCGCCGGCACGGCCTGGCACTGGATCGACCCGGTCGCCGGCGCCGCCAAGGCGGCGCGCATCCTGCGGCCCGGCGGTCTGCTGGCCCCGTTCTGGTGCGTGTCCGACCTGCCCGCCGAGGCGGCGGGCGCCTTCGCCGCGGTCTACCGGCGGGAGGTTCCCGACGCGCCCTTCGATTTCGCCGGTGCGTCGGCGCAGTCGGGGCCGGCCGGCTATCAGCCGCTGTTCACCCGCGCCGCCGAGGGCATCCGGGCGGCCGGTGGATTCGCCGAACCCCGGCAGTGGCAGGTCGACTTCCAGCGCGCCTACACCCGCGACGAGTGGCTGGACCTGCTGCCCACGTCCGGGGCCCTCACCATGCTCCCGCCGGACCGACGGGCGGCGGTGCTGTCGGGGGTGGGGGACGCGATCGACGCACTCGGCGGCGGTTTCACTGTGCCCTACAGCGCGGTTGCCGTCACGGCGGTACGAACCGGCGCCGACGGGGCGGCCGCCGACCCGGCCGACCGGCGCCGACCCCGCTGA
- a CDS encoding endo-1,4-beta-xylanase has protein sequence MIGKRALLATVTVAVAGALAAGTAVSMAPSASAGTTLRAAAAEKGRYFGAAVATGKFSNSTYLTILNREFNSLVAENEMKWDATEPQRGVFNYSGGDRIVNHARANGMTVRGHALLWHAQQPRWAEGLSGTDLRNAAINHVTQVATHFRGQIHSWDVVNEAFADGGSGGRRDSNLQRTGNDWIEAAFRAARNADPAAKLCYNDYNTDGINAKSTGIYNMVRDFKARGVPIDCVGFQSHLGTTLASDYQANLQRFADLGVDVQITELDVMQGGNQANIYAAVTRACMNVTRCTGITVWGVRDCDSWRGSDNALLFDCNGNKKPAYDTTLNALNAGPGITPPPNPTTPPPNPTTPPPNPTTPPPGTGGCTATVTLNSWTGGFVAAIRVTAGTNGTTGWTVTTTLPNGATVTNTWSATASANTGTIRFTNVSYNGRLNPGQTTEFGFQGNGTATGMTPTCTAN, from the coding sequence ATGATTGGCAAGAGAGCGTTGCTGGCCACGGTGACGGTTGCCGTCGCCGGTGCACTCGCCGCCGGGACGGCGGTGTCGATGGCACCGTCGGCCAGTGCGGGTACGACCCTGCGGGCGGCCGCGGCGGAGAAGGGTCGTTACTTCGGTGCGGCGGTGGCGACCGGGAAGTTCTCCAACAGCACCTACCTGACCATCCTGAACCGCGAGTTCAACAGTCTCGTGGCCGAGAACGAGATGAAATGGGACGCGACCGAACCCCAACGCGGGGTGTTCAACTACAGCGGCGGTGACCGCATCGTCAACCACGCCCGCGCCAACGGCATGACCGTCCGCGGCCACGCCCTGCTCTGGCACGCCCAACAACCCCGCTGGGCCGAAGGACTGTCCGGCACCGACCTACGCAACGCCGCCATCAACCACGTCACCCAGGTCGCCACCCACTTCCGCGGCCAGATCCACTCCTGGGACGTGGTCAACGAAGCCTTCGCCGACGGCGGCAGCGGCGGCCGACGCGACTCCAACCTGCAACGCACCGGCAACGACTGGATCGAAGCCGCGTTCCGCGCCGCCCGCAACGCCGACCCCGCCGCCAAACTGTGTTACAACGACTACAACACCGACGGCATCAACGCCAAGTCCACCGGCATCTACAACATGGTCCGCGACTTCAAAGCCCGCGGCGTGCCGATCGACTGCGTCGGCTTCCAGTCCCACCTCGGCACCACCCTGGCCAGCGACTACCAGGCCAACCTGCAACGCTTCGCCGACCTCGGCGTCGACGTCCAGATCACCGAACTCGACGTCATGCAGGGCGGCAACCAGGCCAACATCTACGCCGCCGTCACCCGCGCCTGCATGAACGTCACCCGCTGCACCGGCATCACCGTCTGGGGCGTGCGCGACTGCGACTCCTGGCGCGGCTCCGACAACGCCCTGCTCTTCGACTGCAACGGCAACAAGAAACCCGCCTACGACACCACCCTCAACGCCCTCAACGCGGGGCCCGGCATCACTCCCCCGCCGAACCCGACGACCCCGCCGCCGAACCCCACCACGCCACCGCCGAACCCGACCACCCCACCGCCCGGAACCGGCGGCTGCACCGCCACCGTCACCCTCAACTCCTGGACCGGCGGCTTCGTCGCCGCCATCCGCGTCACCGCCGGCACCAACGGCACCACCGGATGGACCGTCACCACCACCCTGCCCAACGGCGCCACCGTCACCAACACCTGGAGCGCCACCGCCAGCGCCAACACCGGAACCATCCGATTCACGAACGTCAGCTACAACGGCCGACTCAACCCCGGCCAGACCACCGAATTCGGCTTCCAGGGCAACGGCACCGCCACCGGCATGACCCCCACCTGCACCGCCAACTGA
- a CDS encoding alpha/beta hydrolase, which yields MSEEVDVAMDPTATRWYPGAEARPAPDGRTAAGIRYWTYGRGRGDPFLLVHGWCCNHQFMTPIAWHLARRRARVIAVDMPGHGQSPPPPDGYGVPEMAARLQAFAAELDLRRIVVIGHSLGGVWSLAAAAGDRDRFRGLIMLDSAVAGPPGAAEGIAQVAESLRDDTSGEVRESIVRSYFLPQSDPRLVEWVVAQMSQPSTQVAYEPIAGLAEYIANEADAAALTAWDRPLLYVGSNAPFADYARLAELAPQASIGQTVGSGHFVQLEVPTQVNAMIDRFLEITS from the coding sequence ATGTCCGAGGAAGTCGACGTGGCGATGGACCCCACCGCGACGCGCTGGTACCCCGGTGCCGAGGCGCGACCGGCGCCGGACGGGCGTACCGCGGCCGGCATCCGGTACTGGACCTACGGACGCGGCCGGGGTGACCCCTTCCTGCTGGTGCACGGCTGGTGCTGCAACCACCAGTTCATGACCCCGATCGCCTGGCATCTGGCCCGCCGGCGCGCGCGGGTCATCGCGGTGGACATGCCCGGGCACGGCCAGAGCCCACCGCCGCCGGACGGCTACGGCGTGCCCGAGATGGCCGCCCGGCTCCAGGCGTTCGCCGCCGAGCTCGACCTGCGCCGGATCGTGGTGATCGGGCACAGCCTCGGTGGGGTCTGGTCGCTGGCCGCCGCCGCCGGGGACCGGGACCGCTTCCGTGGGCTGATCATGCTCGACTCCGCGGTGGCGGGTCCGCCGGGCGCCGCGGAGGGGATCGCCCAGGTGGCCGAGAGCCTGCGCGACGACACCTCCGGCGAGGTCCGGGAGTCGATCGTGCGGTCGTACTTCCTCCCGCAGTCCGATCCCCGCCTGGTCGAGTGGGTGGTGGCCCAGATGTCCCAGCCCAGCACCCAGGTCGCCTACGAGCCCATCGCCGGGCTCGCCGAGTACATCGCCAACGAGGCGGACGCGGCCGCCCTGACCGCCTGGGACCGGCCACTGCTCTACGTCGGCTCGAACGCCCCGTTCGCCGACTACGCCCGGCTGGCCGAGTTGGCGCCGCAGGCCAGCATCGGGCAGACCGTCGGCTCGGGCCACTTCGTCCAGCTCGAGGTGCCGACGCAGGTCAACGCGATGATCGACCGGTTCCTGGAGATCACCTCTTGA